A window of Miscanthus floridulus cultivar M001 chromosome 12, ASM1932011v1, whole genome shotgun sequence genomic DNA:
TAATCTTTTTAGGGCTATTTCTCATGCCGTGACACTAGAGGTTGAGCATATATCCGGCGTCGCCAGCTCTTCAACCACCGGGAAGTCAACAAGCCCCTTTGTAATTAGGATGTGGCTCGTGACCCATGATCTGACCCTAGGGGTGAGGTTAGTTGGCTCACGCTCTGCCTCAATGCCGTCTAGACTGCCCTTGCCACCTCGGAGCAGGAGACTACTGATGCTCGGGCGGCAGTTGCCGATGCTCAGGCTAGGATGATTGGTATAGTTTCCTTCATTAAGAAGCTCTGTCCAACTATCCATGGCCTTGTTTTGACATTGTTTAGTGTTGTCAGCCCTAGAGGAGGAGTTGGTTGCTCTTCGAGAAGCGGCCCTCATCGCCATCAATGATGTGAACGTAGGGGGTGTACTGCTTGAGGACCGTCTGTGGGCCATGTCAGCTCGGGTTAGGATGGTGGCCCTTCTCTAGGTGCACCATGGGGCTGCCTTAGCCCTAGCCATAGCATAGCTTCATTCCAGCCATGATCTCCGCATGCTTGAACCTAGCTTTCTAGTTGCCACTgatgaggaggagaaggaggagctcaCTAGTGACTTTATCACCACCATGGAGGCCATCCTGGTGGCCATGCATGCGGGAGACATCATCCTAACTGCCTTCTTTGAGCCATAGACTGTATCTAGGGTCATTTCAATCTTAATGAAAGTCTAGTTCATTACTTTAATTCGAAGAGCAACTTATGCGTGTCGCTTTGTCTTTCACAGTGTTTGCTTCTTGTGCTTGGATGTGAAAGGCTTGTGCGGCCGACATGCTCGAATGAGGTGATTAGGAGGTCATGGGCCAGATCCTGCCTCCCCTCTCGAAAGGAAGTAAGGTTTTAGGGAAGCTTCCTTCCCTCTTATGAAATACCATAGGTTACTTAGTAACTTTGCATATTTCTATTCTAAATGCTTCCACCCGCGtcaggcattgtaaatgttaatcatcggcacaatgtgtattactcttttctaaatgcacacATGAGAAAGTCCGACACTATGAGATTGTAACGCGCTagacaatatctattactctttttctGAATGTGCATGCAAGATTTGATTGCACACAAAAGAAAGTCCCCTACTCTATGATTGTAATGCATTGGACAATAGATTTTGTGTCCGAGCAACTCCTCGACTTGCAATGGGGTTGTTTGACCCTATAGTTCTCTCTTAAGAGGAATGGCTCAAGTTGCAATGAGGTAGTTAGACAAGATAGATGTTGCTCATATCGCACTTAGATGTTAGGTTTAGTATACAATGGAAAGATAGTGATTAaaatggttcaacatgtacatcttattatagaaccataaaatagacattgtgtcctaagcaagacttcaattattacatcaagaatcatttTAAATCCAAAATTCGATGCCTAcatggcaacatagtgataaaaatggttcaacatgtacaacttattatagaaccataaaatagacattttgttgtaagcaagacttcaattattacatcaagaatcattcTAAATCCAAATTTCGATGCCTCTATTCCCTCACCTTCTACTGCATCCCTCCCTTTGACTGTCAAACTATCACCAATCTCTTGTGCGTCCCTTCCTCGGTAGGGAATCAAGGTGACTATGCATCTAAAGGATGTGGCGATGATGATGAAGTAGGCATCGAAGTCATGATGGTGCTATTGAGGTCAAACTTGCCTGGTGAGTGCATCTCACCTGGTGAGTATGCTAAAATCTCATCGTCCAAATCTGATGTCTCATTATGCTCAGTGAAGTGGTTACCTAGACAAATGGTGGACTATCCTATCTACTAAACTAAAGTAATAGTGTTAGACCCAAGGGTCGACTCAGCTCTATTAATGGTAGGATTAGTAGGCTTAGTGGTCGCATCAGGCTCTATGATTGTTGGAGAAGTCCTAGGAGGCTCTGTATGCACTATTGTGGCATCACACGCTGAATCTAGCCCCTCAACCTGATTGGGCAGAGAAGGTCGATCAACTGCCTCATGAGCTAAAGCTGAACTCTTCTTATGTTTGACTATAGTAATACTAGCACTAGGAGGTTTAGGCATCTCGTTCATTGGAGAAGCCCCGAGAGGCTCTGTATGTGTCCCCATGGCAGCTTGCACCTCGACCTGAGGGggcgaagaaggtggatcacctgcCTCATCAGAACCTAAAGCTGGCTTAGGTGTCTTGAATGTTGGAGAAGCCATGAGAGACTCTATATGTGCCTCCATGGTGACTTGCACCTTGACCTGAGggggtgaagaaggtggatcactaCCCTAATCAGGACCTGAAGCTAAACTCTGCTTATGTAGCGTCATCGCAATGGGTAACTCTGTGTGGACAGTTGTATTATTTGGACTAGTTAGATAACCAGCAATGGGGTTGACCTGACTACCACATTGCAACTGAAGCATCTAAAAGTCAAGGGGCTTAACCCCTATGGCACTATATAGTTGATTAAAGCAACCAGTGAACACATTGCAGATCAGATCGATTTTTTGGCCTTGTAAGTTGATGGCCTCACAAAAAGCAGATGATTACTGGCTCATCTGCTCTTTGAGAAGGACCACACTCTCCATTTGCTTATCAATACTTGCTTTCAAACACCTCTCTTGTCATTCCATatgcttctagttttcttcttggCCGACAACTAGCCTAGCAAGTATCTATCCAAGCTCTGATAGTTGCTGAACGGACACTAGAGGCGGTCCCTACTTGGCTAATGTCTCTGTAGTAGGTGGAACATCATCCATCTATTTGTTAGCCACACCACTAGAGGATGACCCTCCCTCATCGTGGTCGTCTAACATAGGGTCGCGGTAGTCGCTGTCATTGGAGTCTAAATCTTGTATTTGTACATTCAAGATTCCTCCAATCTGAGACTGGTGCTCTACCTACCCAAGGGCTACATCCACTATTTCGTGTCTTTCTCTATCCTGTATGGGTAATAGCTCTTGAACAAACCTAAGGGCATGCTGTCCACGATGATGATCGTCTAGACTTGCTGACATATAGGTCATAACCTCACTAGTCAACTCATTGTATAGTGGCCCATTCTTTTCAGAGTCAATCGTGCATAGCAGATAGCTAATGATGTGAGGGGACTCGTGCTGCCATCCAGTACTAATAGCATcagctatcacatcctcaatcttAGATAAGAAAAAGTGTAAGAAGTCAAACTGCTCACCCCTCCATATTGATAGGAGTAGCCACTGTTGTAAGGTGGTCAATGACTCCCTGTTGCCACCATGAGGCAGGACTGTCTTCCTCAGAGCCATGTGTAGAATGTAAGCCTCTGGATGTAGTCTGTCCAGTGTATGCAATGAGCCATCAGTGAAGGGGTCCATGAAGAGCGGCTGAATCTCCTAGTCTGTAGGAAAAGTatgtaacacccccggtgttattcttgcctaattgcacttgcatttcatattcatgagcatcattcatcaattcatgagcatatgtcacttgaaacatgtgaaacatgactttgaaacaaatgtatcatttcaagtgttttcatcatttcagtacctttagtgcttgattattgtatgaccaatgtgtgatatagctaaatctattgttaaacatcttagctatgcttagaaagtcattaggaacaatgttcaagttgatcattttgcccaattaagatttcaaatcatggtttgacttgttttgaccctaggactttttggtttgactgtttaaaaagtaccacttggaatgtttgcatgtctgagcaacctaaagcaaagttgtagggaatttaattctaagcaactttcatttttggtacatttttaaaagaggtcattttcttgctcaaaataatgtatgaaagatggcattttaaaaatttcttaaaaatcaattgaaaaattccatttctatttttctgggccgccgcctcgtttttggcctgccagccgaagccggcccagcgagctCCCGCGCGCcccgcgcctcgcctcgctcggcccagcccagcaccgcgccagcccggcctgcctccgcgcgccgcgccttcttctcccgcgcgccgtgcccgtcgccgcgccacgTCCCGAACGCGtcaggcgacgcccgccgcgtgtccgccacgcgcccGGCTAGCCCTGACCGCGCAGCGCACTGGCGGacttgaagaggagcgcgccctgctgccaGCCGCACGCGCTCGGCCTTCACTCCTGCCGCGCTGCCCTTTTGCTCCGCCCTCGCCGAGCGcccgagctccgccctcgccgcgagcccgagctccgccggcgtcaaACTCCCTCACCACCGAGCCATTCTTCAATTcgtcgcgcccgcagctccgccccgcctcccttttgctcacgctcgcgcttgctccgccttccgagccctgggtaagcctccccgcgtctcgccgccgacggccatggcgccgctgtgcACGGCCGCCGTGGAATCCGCCTTCCCTCTcccctccagcctcgcctagcgACCCTACCGAGCTCTCCTTCTCCTCGCGCGTCTCCTGCGCTCGCTCGCTggcgctgccgtggccggagacggccgccggccgctggccgagccccgCCGTCGCGCCAGAGCGCGCTCCGGCATGGCGCTctgcctcggctggccaggccgagccaggccggggGCTGACGCCCTGATGGGCCGTCTCCTCTTCCCCGCGCTCGGGCTGCGCAGGCCggctgtggccgtgggccagttccattccgcaggccggcccagcaacaCTTAAGCGAATTGTTTtctatttattatttgttatttgaaatcaagaatagtttgaaaaatgtttggatgatcaaacttgttccaaatttgttgaaacaaaatttgctaggttccttatcaccagatctacttgggaaaaataatgcatgtcatttttgggatacttttctgtagaactttatttaatcatgaatattgctgataacttgaaaaatatgtagaaaaatatataggtttcagaaaaatatgatttcaagtttgttaatcttcttgtgtcatgtactccttaggaaaaatatatttcatgcatgtgctgtggaaaaattttgaggtgtagttccaGCTCCTTTTAtaactgatttttgttatttttgctagagagcaaactttgtataaaacatgcatgtggtaatttttgtacagtcactaTAAGCTATtaagaacttaggaaaaatactaattctgttgtttgacacttttcatagtacaaagtaatttcatgctcatttttatgctatagcttgtcatttttgtgtaggatggtttacttatccaaatgccatgaaatttttatggtagtctgtttagggtggtagtatgctactgcaattttctcagatttttatgagcatcagaaatataggttgctattcaaacctgttATTAACTAGGGTTTaggcaagtgttgctttaagggtgattaagaaattagtaagctttggtgtatctttgaagcatttcataagatatgttaacttaacatattagtagtagaacaGAATGCAGTAGAggacatgtgct
This region includes:
- the LOC136495617 gene encoding uncharacterized protein; translation: MELAHGHSRPAQPERGEEETAHQGVSPRPGSAWPAEAERHAGARSGATAGLGQRPAAVSGHGSASERAQETREEKESSVGSLGEAGGEREGGFHGGRAQRRHGRRRRDAGRLTQGSEGGASASVSKREAGRSCGRDELKNGSVVREFDAGGARARGEGGARALGEGGAKGQRGRSEGRARAAGSRARSSSSPPVRCAVRASRARGGHAAGVA